Within the Mumia flava genome, the region CGGGGCTCGTTCGGGGACTCGGTAGGTGGCCAGGACCCGGGCCTCGGGCAGGCCGAAGGGCAGCACGCGTCCAGCGAAGGTGGGAAGCACGCGATCTTCCAACCACCGTCGCAGGACCTCGCCCTGAGCAGGGTCCGACCGCTCCTTGGCAACAACTCCACGCTCGATCTCGGCCACGGTCGGCGCTGCCACGAACTGGTCAGCGGCTGGAACCGACGCCGCCC harbors:
- a CDS encoding PIN domain-containing protein, translated to MTDPTRYVLDTNVVSALRVRGRNPTVEAWAASVPAADQFVAAPTVAEIERGVVAKERSDPAQGEVLRRWLEDRVLPTFAGRVLPFGLPEARVLATYRVPERAPLDDALIAAIAQAAEMVVVTRNARHFEPLGVPCLDPWALT